The DNA region ATCCGGTCGAATTGGCACGCGAACTCGTCAGGTGCGCGAGTGTGACGCCCGAGGAGGGCGGGGCGATCTCTCTTCTCGAGAAGGTCCTTGGCGCGGCGGGGTTTCGTTGCCGGCGGTTGCGGTTCGAGGCGCCGGGAACGGCGGCCGTCGAGAACCTTTTCGCGCGCATCGGCACTGGCGGTCCACACATCTGCTTTGCCGGCCATACGGACGTGGTGCCGCCCGGCGATCCGGCCAGCTGGCGTCATCCTCCCTTCGCGGGCGTCATCGAGGATGGCGTTCTGCACGGGCGCGGCGTCGCGGACATGAAGGGGGCGATCGCCGCGTTCGTTGCGGCGGCGCTGGCGCGCACGGGGCAACAGGGCGGGCTCGGGACCGGTTCGATCAGTTTTCTCATCACGGGTGACGAGGAGGGGCCGGCAGTCAATGGTACGGTGAAGGTGCTGGAATGGATGGCGGCGAACGGGCAAGTGCCGGACCACGCCGTGGTCGGCGAGCCGACCAATCCGCGCGAGATCGGAGATGAAATCAAGATCGGGCGGCGCGGCAGCGTCACGGGCCGGCTGGTCGTCACCGGCCGGCAAGGGCACGTCGCCTATCCGAGGCTCGCCGCCAATCCGGTGCCCGCCATGCTCGCGGCGCTCGGCGCCCTCACCGGAACGCCGCTCGATGCCGGCAACGCGCATTTCGAGCCCTCCAACCTCGAGGTGACGACGGTCGATGTCGGAAACGCGACGGAGAACGTCATCCCGGAGCGGATCCGCGCCACCTTCAACGTACGGTTCAACGATCTGCACACGCAGGCCAGTCTCAGGGTGCTCCTCGCCGAGCGCGTCCGCCGAGTGCTCGAGGGGCGAGACGTCTCGCACGATCTCACCTTTTCCGGTTCGGCGGAATCCTTCCTCACCAGTCCGGGGCCTCTGGTCGACTGCATGGCAGGCGCGGTCGAGGCGGTGACCGGGCGCAAGCCGCGGCTCTCGACCGCCGGTGGAACGTCGGACGCGCGCTTCATCAAGGATTATTGTCCGGTGATCGAAATGGGGCTCATCAACCAGACCATGCATCAGGTGGACGAGCGCATGGCCGTGGCGCGGATCGCGGAACTGCGAGACGTCTATTCCGCGTTTCTCGATCGATATTTCTTAACCATCCCAGGGGCTTGACCGGGGCGACGGGGCGCTCCCGTCAGTAGTCGACGCCTGCGAGATAAAGCCCCTCGGGCGGCGCCACCTGGCCGCAGCGCGCGCGGTCGCGCGCCTCGAGCGCCGCAGCGAGATCGCCCGCGGTCCATTTCCCCTCCCCGACCTGGCGCAAGCTGCCGACCATGGAGCGGACCTGGTTGTGCATGAACGAACGCGCCGAGGCGCGAATGTGGATTTCCGCTCCGACGGTCGCGACGTCGAGCCGGTCGAGCGTCTTGACCGGCGAAAGGGCCTGACACTGGCTGGCGCGGAAGGTCGTGAAATCGTGGCGACCGACGAGGACCTGGGCCGCCTCGTGCATGGCGGCGGCATCGAGCGGCACCGGGACGCGCCAGACGCGGGCGACGTCGAGGGCGAGCGGGGCGCGGCGCACGGCGATGCGGTAGAGGTAGTGCCGGGCAAGGGCGGAAAAGCGGGCGTCGAATTCCACTCCGACCACGCTGGCGGTGAGCACGGCGATCGGGTGCGGGCGAAGGTGCGCGTTCAAGGCGTCGCGGACGGTGTCGGCTGGCCAGGGGCGTGCGAGGTCGACGTGGGCAACCTGGGCGAGGGCGTGGACGCCGGCATCGGTGCGCCCGGCTCCCGTCGGGATGCGTTCCTCGCCGGCAAAGCGGCGGATCGCCTCGGCGAGGGCGCCCTGCACCGAGGGGCCGTTTTCCTGGATCTGCCAGCCGGAGAACGGGGAGCCGTCGTATTCGATGGTGAGCTTGTAGCGCGGCATCCCGCGTCGTTCTCCCGGTCGGATCCGCTCAAGGCAATCGATCGCCACGGGTGAGCGCGAGGCCGCGCAGGACCTCGGCGCCGGGCGCGGCCTTGCGGCCCTCGCGCTGGACCAAGACGAGACGCAGCGCACCCTGCCCGCAAGCGATGGTGAAGTCATCATCGAGGAGCGTGCCCGGCGGAGCCGACGCACCGCTCGCTGCGACGAGTTCGCTGCGCAGCACCTTGAGGCGCAGTTGCTCTGCGCCGAGGCCGATCTCGCACCAGGCGCCGGGTGACGGCGAGAGGCCGCGAACCTGATCGTGGAGTTGGCGGTTGGACCGGGTCCAATCGATGCGCGCCTCGGCCTTCGATATCTTTTCCGCATAGGTGACGCCGGCATCGGGCTGGGGCGTGCACTCGAGGCGGCCATCGGCGAGCGCTTCGAGCGCGGCTACCATCAGGCGGGCACCGTGCGCGGCGAGGACGTCGTGCATCTCGCCGGCCGTCGCGTCCGGGGGAACGGGGAGGGTTTCGGTGAGGCAGACGGGACCGGTGTCGAGGCCGGCGTTCATGCGCATGACCGCCACCGCGGTCTCGGCGTCGCCCGCCATGACGGTACGCTGGATGGGCGCTGCACCACGCCAGCGGGGCAGAGCGGAGGGATGGAGGTTGAGGCAGCCGTGGCGGGGGGCGGCGAGGATCGCAGGCGGCAGAATGAGGCCGTAAGCGACGACGACCGCCACATCGAGGTCGAGAGCAGCGAAGGCCTCGGATTCCTCGACGCTTCTGAGGCTTGCCGGCGTGCGCACGGCAAGGGCGTGGGATTCGGCGTGGACGTGGACGGCGGTTGCCAGCCGCTCCAGACCGCGCCGGCCGGCGGGGCGCGGCGGCTGGCTGTAGACGGCGACGATCTCGTGGCCGGCCTGCAGGATCGCGGCGAGCGAGGGGACCGCAAAGGCCGGCGAGCCCATGAAGGCGACGCGCATTTCCCCCTCCCTCAACGATGCGAACGCAGCCCAATGGTCCGGCATTTCGACAGTGGCAACGCCCCGTGGCCACTGCCTGCGGCCATCAGACGGTGGCTTCGCGGTCCTTCTGCGCCTTGAGGAAGCGGCGCACGAGCCGGTCGCGCTTCAGACGCGAGAGGTGATCGATGAAGAGGATGCCGTCGAGATGGTCGAGTTCGTGCTGGACGACGGTGGCGAGCAGGTTCTCGCACAGCAACTCGCGGGGCTGGCCATCGACGTCGAGATATGTGACGCGCACCGCACCGGGGCGCTCGACCTCGGCATACATCTCCGGAATCGAGAGGCATCCCTCCTCGTACATGCGGGGCGTATCGCCATGCCAGACGATCTCGGGGTTGATCATGGCGATGGGGCGCTTCTCTTCCTCCGGCTCGCGGGCCGTATCGACGACCAGGATGCGGCGGGGGACGCCAATCTGAACGCCGGCGAGCCCGATGCCGGGCGCGTCGTACATGGTGTCGAACATGTCCTTGACGAGACGACGCAAGTCGTCGTCGACCCGCTCCACGGCCAGGCTCGGCTTGCGAAGCGAGGGGTCCGGAAATGTCACGATCGGTCGGATGCTCATGGGCGGGACATAGGCGAGCCGTCGGGGAGCGTCAATGTGTCGCCCGAGATCATGCCGCCGAGTGATATGTCATGCGAACCGCGCACGGCGGATCGGAGCAAATCGGATCGCTCGCAGGGCGCCCCGAGGGGTAGTGCTGCTTGCAATTCAGCGGGCGGCGGGCAACTCTCGCGCCCTTCACATCGGCCGGGAGCATCGGTGACATGGCGACGACAGGCGTGAGTGGTTCGGCGGTGGGCGGAAAGGGTGCGGGCCAGGGCGGCGCACGCGCGAGCGACCCTCTGCTCCAGCCGCTGCGGATCAAGCATCTGACGCTCAAGAACCGCATCATGAGCACGAGCCATGCCTGCGGCCTCGAGGAGGGCGGGCTCGCGCTCGAGCGCTACCAAGCCTACCATGAGGAAAAGGCCAAGGGCGGCATCGCGCTCTCGATGTTCGGCGGCTCCTCGAACGTCGCGCCGGACAGCCCCAACACCTTCCAGCAATTGAACGTCGGCACGGACGCCTGCATCGCCCACTTCCAGCGCTTCTCCGAGCGGATGCACCGGCACGGTGCCGCCCTCATGGTGCAGATCACGCACCTCGGCCGACGGGGCGACAACTACAAAGAGAATCTCTTGGCGATGATCGCGCCGTCGCCGATCCGCGAGACGGCGCACCGGGCCATTCCGCGCGAGATGGACGCGCACGACATCCGCCGGGTCGTCAAGGCCTACGGCGATGCGGCATGGCGTTGCAAGGAGGGCGGGCTCGACGGCATCGAGACGCTGGCTGGCGGCCACCTCATCGGCCAATTCCTTTCGCCGCTCACCAACAAGCGCACGGACGGTTATGGCGGCTCGCTCGAGAACCGCTGCCGCTTCGGGCTCGAGGTGCACGAGGAGATCCGCCGGCGGGTCGGCGACGATTTCCTCGTCGGCCTGCGCTTCGTGGTCGACGAAGGCTACGAGGAGGGCCTCTCGTTCGATGAGTGCCTCGAGATGGCGCACCGCTTCGAGGCGAGCGGCCTCCTCGATTTCTTCAATGCCATCTACGGGCGCATGGATACCGAGATCGCGCTCGCCGTCGACAACATGCCGGGCATGGCTTCGCCGATCGCGCCGTGGCTCAAGAAGGCCGGGGCGTTCCGGCGCGAGGTCAAGTTGCCGGTGTTCCATGCCGCGCGGATCATCGACCTCGCGACCGCACGATACGCGATCACCGAAGGGTTGATCGACATGGCGGCGATGACGCGTGCGCACATCGCGGACCCTTATCTCGTGCGCAAGCTCGAGCGGGGCGAGGAGGACCGCGTGCGCCCCTGCATCGGCATGACCTATTGCATGGGCGAGACGCGACCCTCGTGCGTGCACAATGCCGCATCGGGGCGCGAGTTGAAGCTGCCGCACATCATCACGCCCGCGAGCGGGCCACGCCGCAAGGCGGTGATCGTCGGAGCGGGGCCGGCCGGGCTCGAGGCCGCGCGGGTGCTGGGCGAGCGGGGCCACGAGGTGGTGGTGCTCGAAGCGGCCGACCGGGCGGGCGGTCAGGTGCTGCTGGCGGTCAAGGCGAGCTGGCGCAAGGACGTGATCGGCATCATCGACTGGCGGGTCGCGGAATTGCAGCGGCTCGGAGTCGATCTCAGGCTCAATACCTTCGCCGAGCCCGACGACGTGGTCGCCATGGCACCGGACATCGTGCTGATCGCGACCGGCGGCATGCCCGATCTCGGCTGGCTGCCGGGCGGTGAGCACTGCCACGATGCCTGGACGGCGCTGACCGAGACGCCGGCGCCGGGCGGCGAAACGCTGATCTTCGATGGTACAGGCCGGCATGTGGCGCCGACCGTTGCCGAACGGCTCCAGGCGGCGGGCCAGGCGGTTTCGATCGCCAGCTTCGATGTGCAACCGGTGGCCGAGATGGGTTATGCGGAGCGGGCGATCTGGCGGCGGCGGCTGACCGAACTCGAGATCGCCTGGCGCGGCGAGGTGCGGCTCGAGGGCGTCGAGCGCAGGGGCAACCGGCTGGTGGCGCATCTACGCAGCGACCTCACGAACAAGCCGATCGACATCGAGGCGGATCGGGTCGTGGTCGAAAGCGGTACGTTGCCGGTCTCGGAGGTGTTCGAGGGCCTGCGTGCCGGATCGCGCAACGATGGGGTGACGGATCTCGATGCCCTCATCGCGGCGCGGCCGCAACCGGCCATGCGTGACGATGGCTTCGAGCTGCACCGGATCGGGGATGCGGTCGCGAGCCGCAACATCCATGTCGCGGTGCTCGACGCCTTGCGGCTCTGCCACGTCATGTGAGGCACGGCCTGAGCCGGGCGCGCTTCGGTTTGCCGGTTGGCAAGCCGACGGCTAGAGTGCCGACGAGCGCTGGCGCCTCGTTGCCGGGTGGGTCCGCCTGCGGGCACAGTCGCGTCGAGGCGAATGACCATCGAACGGAGGTGCTGGTGAGCGTTGTTGCATGGTTGCGAACGCGGGGGCTGGTGATCGCGGCGCGGTGCGTCGTGTTGGCCGTCGGCGTCCTTTCGGCGCAATTCGCGGATCCTATCGCAGCCCGTGCCGACTGGACGGAGAACGTCATCAACCGGGTGCTCGGTCTGCAGTTCGCGCAGGAGTGCTTCAAGGAGCCGAAATATCAGCGGCACGTGCACGTGCTCGGCGTCGAGGCGGGCGGCGTGACATTGCCGGATATCGAGCGCTCGCGCATGCTCAACACGCTCTCCGACAAGCTCGGCAGCGGCACGCGCAACCGCATCACCGTGGCGCCGGCCTTCCAGACCATCGCCGGATCGCAAGGCGCGTTCGACACCGATGCGGTCATCCGGATGGCGCGGCTCGACGAGGCGGCGCGCAATGCCGAGGTGACGATCCTGCTCCGGCCCCTGGAGGTGACGGCGCAGGAGACGCGCCTCGAAGTGGTGATGTGGGCCAACGATCCCTCGTCGGGCACGGGGCAATACACCTGCGTGCGTCCGTTCAACGTCGCCGTGCCGATCGTGGCGCCGGTCGATCCGCGCTGCCTCGACGGCTGGTCGAAGGCAACGGCCATCAACACCGCGGAGGGCTATCGCTTCTTCATGAGCTTCTTCGGTGATTGTCCGCAGGCGGGCGAAGCGCAGGCGGCGGTGACGCGGCTCGACGGGGCAGCCTGCGATGGGGCTTGGCAGCAGGCCCGGGCACGCGGAACCGTCGACGGCTATCGGACCTTCGTGCGGGAAAACCCGAGCTGCACGCTCCAGGTCCAGGCGGCCAACGACATCATCGCAGCGCTGGCGAATGCCGGGGGCGGGACGAGCAGCGGCGGCTCGGGTGGCTCGGGATCGGGCGGGGGAAGCGCCAGTTCGGGAAGCAATTCGGGCGGCGGCTCGAGCTTCGGTGCGCCGGTTGCGCAGCCGCCACGCACCCGTAGCTACCACTACGTCGGGCCCGTCAATCCGCCGGACGACTGGCTGGCACTGCGGACCCGGCCCTCGTCGTCCAGCGGCCGACGGATCATGAAGATGCCGGAGGGCACGCCTTTCACGGTGATCGATCGGAGCGGGGCCTGGCTGCAGGTGCAGTTGCGTGACGGCACGCTGGGCTGGGCGCATGGGAACTGGATCAGATGCTGCAGGGAGTTGGCCGACTGAGGTGGTCCGAGGGGCGCACGACCCAGGGGACACGGCTCTCCGCATCGCAATGGCGTGGGCGGGCCCACTTGCTTGTCGGGTTGGCGGGCGGGGCGGCTCTGATGACGTCGATCGCGCTGGCCGGAACGACTCCGGCCGAAGGGCCGCCGGTGCCCATCAGGACGCCGCATGCGGCGGGGGCTGTGCAGACGCCGGATGCGACCATCGAAACGCGGGACGACGCCGCAACGGCGCTCTGCCCATCCTGGCTCATTGCCATGAATCGGCTCGTGCTGGTGACGGTGGATCATTTCTCGACATCGGCCGCCCGCCTCGAGTTGCTGGAGCGAGATTCCGAGAGCCTCGCGTGGCGGCGGGTCGGTCGCTCGTTTCCCGCCCGGATCGGACGAAAGGGGCTCGGCTGGAGCTGGCCGTTGAGGCGGTTCGCCGAGGCCCGGCGCGAGCCCGTCAAGCGGGAAGGTGACGGACGGGCACCGGCCGGAGTCTTCGCACTCGACCGGCGATTCGGCTTCGGCGACGAGGCGGGGCCGAACTACCTGCGCCTTCGAGCCGAGCAGAGCTATTGCGTCGACGACATCTCGTCGGCCCACTACAACCGGATCGTTCCGACGGCGATGGCCGGAAAGGGCGTCACGGGCGAGCGCATGTGGTCCATCCCGCTCTATCGCCGCGGCTATCTGGTTGATTTTCCCACGAGCCGGGAGCAGGTCGGGGGCTCGTGCATCTTCATCCATCTCTGGCGGTCGCCGAAATCGGGGACGTCCGGGTGCGTCGCGATCTCGGATGAAACGATGACGGCGCTCGATGCGTTCGTCGTGCCGGGGGCGACGGCGGTTGCGATCCTGCCGCAGGGCGATCGTGGTCTGGTGGACAAGTGCCACGGCGCCGGGCGCTGATGGGGGCCGCGCGGGCGGGCGTCGTCGATCGGGTTTCGGTGGCTGCTCGCGAATCTGCTAGCTGCGGGGGATGGACAGCGAAACCATCGAGCGCCTCGGGCGCGAGTTCGGCGCGCATTTCGGTGAGATCCGGCAGGCGTTCGGGACGTTCCTGGCGTCCGGCATGGTCTGGCCGGTGGCCGCGATCCTGCTGCTGTTGGCGGCGCTCCTGCTGGCCGGGCTCGCCCTTTCGGCGCGCGCTCGCCGGCATGCTGGCCGCGAGGCGGAGGAACGGGCACTCTCGGCCCAACTCCTGCGCACCAACCAGGCGCTCGCCGAGCAGATCGTGGAACTGCGCGGTCGGATCGGGGCAATGGCCGAACTCGGCGCCCGCCATCAGGCCGACCTCGCAACGACCCTCGATGCCCGACTCGACCATGTGACGAGCGAAATGGTTCGCAGTCTCAAGGAAACGCGCACCGAAATGGACCGCCAGCTCGGCGAGGCGACGAGCCGGCTCGCAACCGGCCTCACGGCCTCGAGCGAAGGCACCGGCAGCCATCTCGAGCAGCTCGCCGAACGTCTCGCCGTGATCGACCGGGCGCAGCAGAGCCTCGCCGAACTCTCCGGTCGCGTGGTCTCGCTGCAGAACGTGCTCGCCAACAAGCAGGCACGCGGCGCCTTCGGGCAAGTGCGTATGGAGACCATCATTCAGGATGCGCTGCCGGCCAGCGCCTACAGTTTCCAGGCGACGCTTTCCAACGGCAAGCGGCCGGATTGTCTCATCCGACTGCCGAACGCGGCCGCCGGGATCGTGGTCGATGCCAAGTTCCCGCTCGAGGGGTTCGAGGCCTTGCGGCAGGCGACGACGCCGGAGGAGGATCGGCGGGCCGCGGCGGCGGTGCGTCAGGCGGTCGGCCGCCATATCGAGGAGATCGCCGGCAAGTATCTCATCGCAGGCGAGACCCAGGAGACGGCACTGATGTTCGTGCCGTCGGAGGCGGCCTATGCGGACCTGCACGAGCAGTTTCCCGACCTCATCCAGAAGGCGCACCGGGCGCACGTCTTCATCGTCTCGCCCAACATGCTCATGCTCGCGGTTCAGACCATGCAGGCGATCCTCAAGGACGTGAAGGTGCGCGAGGCGGCTGGTGCCATCCAGCGCGAGGTGACGCTAATGCTGGAGGACGTGGCGCGGCTCGCCGAGCGGATCAGCGATCTCGAGCGCCAGTTCGGTCAGGCGCAGCGCTCGCTGGAAAAGGTCTCGACCTCGGCTGGGCGGATCGTATCGCGAGGGGCCCGCATCGAGGCGCTGGAACTGGACGAGGGGGGTCCGGGCGAAGTGGTGGCCGACGTCGCGACGGGCGGCGACCCGCGCCTCTTGGCGAAGGCCGTGTGAGACCACGGTAGGGCTCGCCGATCGGTCTCGCGCTTCCAATGGTGATGCAACACCTATCGATTGCCTTGCCACGGGAGGACACCACGTGCCTAGGACCCTTCGCGTTTCAGATCTCGCCGTCGCCATGCTGGTCGGTCAGGCGACGGACCTTCCCGCCAAGGGGATCGAGATGGTGCCGCCAGCACCGCCAGCGCACGTCATCATGGCTCCTGCTCCGCGTCTCGTCCTCAGGCACGTGATCGAGCGGCTCATCGCCGAGCGCAATGTTGCGATCGTGGCGCCGCCGCTTCCCGTTCGATCCGATCCGACGTGGTCGGGATGTTGCGCCGACACGCTCGAATAGCCGGCGCAGGCTGGAGCAGAGGCCTGCGATGTGATAAGCTGTGGTCCTTCCGATCGACTTGCGCACGCTCCGTTCCGAGAAGGACTATGCTGCAGATGCTTCGCAAGATCCTGCCTGTCCTCGTTTCCGCTGCCGCGCTGTTCGCCACCGCTCCCGCATCGGCGGAGAAATACGCCATCGTCATCGCCAACTCCGACTATCGCGTCGCCGACGACGTGAAATACGCCGCGAGCGATGCCGATGCGGTGACCGAGATGCTCGTCAACGTGCACGGGGTTGCACGGCGCAACGTGCTCCGGCTCGACAATGCCACGCTCGGGGAGATGCGCGCGCTGATGGGCGGCGAACGCGGCCTCGGGCGGCTCCCGGGGCTGGTGCGCGGCAGCAAGGCCGAACTCTTCGTCTATTTCGCCGGGCATGGCTCGCGCGAGGCCGCCGCCGACGGTCAGAGTTCGGTGCCGTACCTGCTCGGCGTCGATTCCGTTCCCGGCGCGCTCGAGGAGACGGGGTTCGCGCTCGATCAGTTCCTCGGCCAATTGCGCCGCCTCAAGCGCGAGGCGATGCCGGAAGGCACCATAACCGTGTTCCTCGAGAGTTGCTTTTCCGGCCGTTCCCACGTTGGCGACCTGATCAAGGATCGTAGCGCGCCGTTGCATGGCGCGCCCGTCGTGCTCTCGCGGCATCTGACGGAAGTCTCGGGCGATCTCGTCGTCATGGCCGCCGCGAGAGGGGATCAGTTCGCGGTCTGGGACGGCGACCACGGGATGAGCGTGTTCACGGATGCGCTGGTCGCCGGCATGCATGGCGAGGCGGATGATCCGAGCTATTCCGGCAATGGCGACGGGCAGGTCACGGCGC from Hyphomicrobiales bacterium includes:
- the dapE gene encoding succinyl-diaminopimelate desuccinylase; this encodes MVTPPDPVELARELVRCASVTPEEGGAISLLEKVLGAAGFRCRRLRFEAPGTAAVENLFARIGTGGPHICFAGHTDVVPPGDPASWRHPPFAGVIEDGVLHGRGVADMKGAIAAFVAAALARTGQQGGLGTGSISFLITGDEEGPAVNGTVKVLEWMAANGQVPDHAVVGEPTNPREIGDEIKIGRRGSVTGRLVVTGRQGHVAYPRLAANPVPAMLAALGALTGTPLDAGNAHFEPSNLEVTTVDVGNATENVIPERIRATFNVRFNDLHTQASLRVLLAERVRRVLEGRDVSHDLTFSGSAESFLTSPGPLVDCMAGAVEAVTGRKPRLSTAGGTSDARFIKDYCPVIEMGLINQTMHQVDERMAVARIAELRDVYSAFLDRYFLTIPGA
- the truA gene encoding tRNA pseudouridine(38-40) synthase TruA gives rise to the protein MPRYKLTIEYDGSPFSGWQIQENGPSVQGALAEAIRRFAGEERIPTGAGRTDAGVHALAQVAHVDLARPWPADTVRDALNAHLRPHPIAVLTASVVGVEFDARFSALARHYLYRIAVRRAPLALDVARVWRVPVPLDAAAMHEAAQVLVGRHDFTTFRASQCQALSPVKTLDRLDVATVGAEIHIRASARSFMHNQVRSMVGSLRQVGEGKWTAGDLAAALEARDRARCGQVAPPEGLYLAGVDY
- a CDS encoding methionyl-tRNA formyltransferase; the protein is MRVAFMGSPAFAVPSLAAILQAGHEIVAVYSQPPRPAGRRGLERLATAVHVHAESHALAVRTPASLRSVEESEAFAALDLDVAVVVAYGLILPPAILAAPRHGCLNLHPSALPRWRGAAPIQRTVMAGDAETAVAVMRMNAGLDTGPVCLTETLPVPPDATAGEMHDVLAAHGARLMVAALEALADGRLECTPQPDAGVTYAEKISKAEARIDWTRSNRQLHDQVRGLSPSPGAWCEIGLGAEQLRLKVLRSELVAASGASAPPGTLLDDDFTIACGQGALRLVLVQREGRKAAPGAEVLRGLALTRGDRLP
- a CDS encoding peptide deformylase, coding for MSIRPIVTFPDPSLRKPSLAVERVDDDLRRLVKDMFDTMYDAPGIGLAGVQIGVPRRILVVDTAREPEEEKRPIAMINPEIVWHGDTPRMYEEGCLSIPEMYAEVERPGAVRVTYLDVDGQPRELLCENLLATVVQHELDHLDGILFIDHLSRLKRDRLVRRFLKAQKDREATV
- a CDS encoding NAD(P)-binding protein, yielding MATTGVSGSAVGGKGAGQGGARASDPLLQPLRIKHLTLKNRIMSTSHACGLEEGGLALERYQAYHEEKAKGGIALSMFGGSSNVAPDSPNTFQQLNVGTDACIAHFQRFSERMHRHGAALMVQITHLGRRGDNYKENLLAMIAPSPIRETAHRAIPREMDAHDIRRVVKAYGDAAWRCKEGGLDGIETLAGGHLIGQFLSPLTNKRTDGYGGSLENRCRFGLEVHEEIRRRVGDDFLVGLRFVVDEGYEEGLSFDECLEMAHRFEASGLLDFFNAIYGRMDTEIALAVDNMPGMASPIAPWLKKAGAFRREVKLPVFHAARIIDLATARYAITEGLIDMAAMTRAHIADPYLVRKLERGEEDRVRPCIGMTYCMGETRPSCVHNAASGRELKLPHIITPASGPRRKAVIVGAGPAGLEAARVLGERGHEVVVLEAADRAGGQVLLAVKASWRKDVIGIIDWRVAELQRLGVDLRLNTFAEPDDVVAMAPDIVLIATGGMPDLGWLPGGEHCHDAWTALTETPAPGGETLIFDGTGRHVAPTVAERLQAAGQAVSIASFDVQPVAEMGYAERAIWRRRLTELEIAWRGEVRLEGVERRGNRLVAHLRSDLTNKPIDIEADRVVVESGTLPVSEVFEGLRAGSRNDGVTDLDALIAARPQPAMRDDGFELHRIGDAVASRNIHVAVLDALRLCHVM
- a CDS encoding SH3 domain-containing protein is translated as MSVVAWLRTRGLVIAARCVVLAVGVLSAQFADPIAARADWTENVINRVLGLQFAQECFKEPKYQRHVHVLGVEAGGVTLPDIERSRMLNTLSDKLGSGTRNRITVAPAFQTIAGSQGAFDTDAVIRMARLDEAARNAEVTILLRPLEVTAQETRLEVVMWANDPSSGTGQYTCVRPFNVAVPIVAPVDPRCLDGWSKATAINTAEGYRFFMSFFGDCPQAGEAQAAVTRLDGAACDGAWQQARARGTVDGYRTFVRENPSCTLQVQAANDIIAALANAGGGTSSGGSGGSGSGGGSASSGSNSGGGSSFGAPVAQPPRTRSYHYVGPVNPPDDWLALRTRPSSSSGRRIMKMPEGTPFTVIDRSGAWLQVQLRDGTLGWAHGNWIRCCRELAD
- the rmuC gene encoding DNA recombination protein RmuC, yielding MDSETIERLGREFGAHFGEIRQAFGTFLASGMVWPVAAILLLLAALLLAGLALSARARRHAGREAEERALSAQLLRTNQALAEQIVELRGRIGAMAELGARHQADLATTLDARLDHVTSEMVRSLKETRTEMDRQLGEATSRLATGLTASSEGTGSHLEQLAERLAVIDRAQQSLAELSGRVVSLQNVLANKQARGAFGQVRMETIIQDALPASAYSFQATLSNGKRPDCLIRLPNAAAGIVVDAKFPLEGFEALRQATTPEEDRRAAAAVRQAVGRHIEEIAGKYLIAGETQETALMFVPSEAAYADLHEQFPDLIQKAHRAHVFIVSPNMLMLAVQTMQAILKDVKVREAAGAIQREVTLMLEDVARLAERISDLERQFGQAQRSLEKVSTSAGRIVSRGARIEALELDEGGPGEVVADVATGGDPRLLAKAV